A section of the Tenrec ecaudatus isolate mTenEca1 chromosome 10, mTenEca1.hap1, whole genome shotgun sequence genome encodes:
- the ZBTB6 gene encoding zinc finger and BTB domain-containing protein 6 isoform X1, with translation MADKVGFVRPVGDLAYRIVTMAAESDVLHFQFEQQGDVVLQKMNLLRQQNLFCDVSIYINDTEFQGHKVILAACSTFMRDQFLLTQSKHVRITILQSAEVGRKLLLSCYTGALEVKRKELLKYLTAASYLQMVHIVEKCTEALSKYLEIDLAMKNNPHTDLCQSSDLDVKNEEARLDKDCEIIEISEDSPVSMDFHVKEEESNALQTTIESLTSERKETTSPELSTADIAFKDNEICILRVESISTDSVGNGQFSQPCTSSKASMYFSETQHSLINSTVENRVTEIPGNQGQSMFCENSEGSQGTVNEIPNLEESYSLRHQCPRCPRGFLHVENYLRHLKIHKLFLCLQCGKTFTQKKNLNRHIRGHMGIRPFQCTVCLKTFTAKSTLQDHLNIHSGDRPYKCHCCDMDFKHKSALKKHLTSVHGRSSGEKLPRPDLKRQDLL, from the exons ATGGCGGATAAAGTTGGGTTCGTGCGGCCCGTGGGGGATCTTGCATACCGG aTTGTGACCATGGCCGCTGAGTCTGATGTTCTACACTTCCAGTTTGAACAGCAAGGAGATGTGGTCTTACAGAAGATGAATCTTTTGAGACAGCAGAATTTGTTTTGTGATGTATCAATTTACATTAATGACACCGAGTTCCAGGGGCACAAGGTGATTTTGGCTGCTTGCTCCACTTTCATGAGAGATCAGTTCTTACTCACTCAATCAAAACATGTCAGAATCACCATCTTGCAGAGTGCCGAAGTGGGCAGAAAATTGCTGCTCTCTTGCTACACTGGAGCACTTGAAGTTAAAAGGAAAGAACTCCTGAAATATTTGACTGCTGCTAGTTACCTGCAGATGGTTCACATTGTGGAAAAATGCACAGAAGCTTTGTCAAAGTACCTGGAAATTGATCTTGCGATGAAAAACAACCCGCACACCGACCTGTGTCAGTCCTCTGATCTGGATGTTAAGAATGAAGAAGCTCGTTTGGATAAAGACTGTGAGATCATTGAAATTTCAGAAGATAGTCCTGTCAGCATGGATTTCCACGTTAAAGAAGAGGAAAGCAACGCTTTACAGACCACCATAGAGAGTTTGACATCGGAGAGAAAAGAAACAACATCACCAGAGCTGTCTACAGCAGACATAGCTTTTAAAGACAATGAAATTTGTATCCTTCGTGTGGAATCTATTAGTACAGATAGTGTGGGAAATGGGCAATTTTCACAGCCTTGTACTTCTTCAAAAGCAAGCATGTATTTCTCTGAAACCCAGCATTCCCTGATTAATTCTACAGTTGAGAACAGAGTGACAGAGATTCCTGGGAATCAAGGCCAGAGCATGTTTTGTGAGAATTCAGAAGGAAGTCAGGGTACAGTGAATGAGATTCCGAATCTGGAGGAGAGTTACTCACTGAGACACCAGTGCCCGCGGTGCCCCCGAGGTTTTCTTCACGTGGAAAACTACCTGCGCCATCTCAAGATACATAAACTCTTCTTGTGCTTACAGTGTGGAAAAACATTTACACAGAAGAAAAACCTCAACCGGCACATTCGGGGGCATATGGGCATACGACCCTTTCAGTGTACTGTGTGCTTGAAAACCTTTACTGCCAAAAGCACCCTTCAGGACCACTTGAACATACATAGTGGGGATCGTCCATACAAATGCCACTGTTGTGACATGGATTTCAAGCACAAATCTGCCCTCAAAAAGCATTTGACTTCTGTCCATGGTAGAAGCAGTGGTGAAAAATTACCTAGGCCTGATCTAAAAAGGCAAGATCTTTTATAA
- the ZBTB6 gene encoding zinc finger and BTB domain-containing protein 6 isoform X2 — MAAESDVLHFQFEQQGDVVLQKMNLLRQQNLFCDVSIYINDTEFQGHKVILAACSTFMRDQFLLTQSKHVRITILQSAEVGRKLLLSCYTGALEVKRKELLKYLTAASYLQMVHIVEKCTEALSKYLEIDLAMKNNPHTDLCQSSDLDVKNEEARLDKDCEIIEISEDSPVSMDFHVKEEESNALQTTIESLTSERKETTSPELSTADIAFKDNEICILRVESISTDSVGNGQFSQPCTSSKASMYFSETQHSLINSTVENRVTEIPGNQGQSMFCENSEGSQGTVNEIPNLEESYSLRHQCPRCPRGFLHVENYLRHLKIHKLFLCLQCGKTFTQKKNLNRHIRGHMGIRPFQCTVCLKTFTAKSTLQDHLNIHSGDRPYKCHCCDMDFKHKSALKKHLTSVHGRSSGEKLPRPDLKRQDLL, encoded by the coding sequence ATGGCCGCTGAGTCTGATGTTCTACACTTCCAGTTTGAACAGCAAGGAGATGTGGTCTTACAGAAGATGAATCTTTTGAGACAGCAGAATTTGTTTTGTGATGTATCAATTTACATTAATGACACCGAGTTCCAGGGGCACAAGGTGATTTTGGCTGCTTGCTCCACTTTCATGAGAGATCAGTTCTTACTCACTCAATCAAAACATGTCAGAATCACCATCTTGCAGAGTGCCGAAGTGGGCAGAAAATTGCTGCTCTCTTGCTACACTGGAGCACTTGAAGTTAAAAGGAAAGAACTCCTGAAATATTTGACTGCTGCTAGTTACCTGCAGATGGTTCACATTGTGGAAAAATGCACAGAAGCTTTGTCAAAGTACCTGGAAATTGATCTTGCGATGAAAAACAACCCGCACACCGACCTGTGTCAGTCCTCTGATCTGGATGTTAAGAATGAAGAAGCTCGTTTGGATAAAGACTGTGAGATCATTGAAATTTCAGAAGATAGTCCTGTCAGCATGGATTTCCACGTTAAAGAAGAGGAAAGCAACGCTTTACAGACCACCATAGAGAGTTTGACATCGGAGAGAAAAGAAACAACATCACCAGAGCTGTCTACAGCAGACATAGCTTTTAAAGACAATGAAATTTGTATCCTTCGTGTGGAATCTATTAGTACAGATAGTGTGGGAAATGGGCAATTTTCACAGCCTTGTACTTCTTCAAAAGCAAGCATGTATTTCTCTGAAACCCAGCATTCCCTGATTAATTCTACAGTTGAGAACAGAGTGACAGAGATTCCTGGGAATCAAGGCCAGAGCATGTTTTGTGAGAATTCAGAAGGAAGTCAGGGTACAGTGAATGAGATTCCGAATCTGGAGGAGAGTTACTCACTGAGACACCAGTGCCCGCGGTGCCCCCGAGGTTTTCTTCACGTGGAAAACTACCTGCGCCATCTCAAGATACATAAACTCTTCTTGTGCTTACAGTGTGGAAAAACATTTACACAGAAGAAAAACCTCAACCGGCACATTCGGGGGCATATGGGCATACGACCCTTTCAGTGTACTGTGTGCTTGAAAACCTTTACTGCCAAAAGCACCCTTCAGGACCACTTGAACATACATAGTGGGGATCGTCCATACAAATGCCACTGTTGTGACATGGATTTCAAGCACAAATCTGCCCTCAAAAAGCATTTGACTTCTGTCCATGGTAGAAGCAGTGGTGAAAAATTACCTAGGCCTGATCTAAAAAGGCAAGATCTTTTATAA
- the ZBTB26 gene encoding zinc finger and BTB domain-containing protein 26, which produces MTAQAGFLEGVSRFLNCLNFLKFNLFTFLFFRSAKMSERSDLLHFKFENYGDSMLQKMNKLREENKFCDVTVLIDDIEVQGHKIVFAAGSPFLRDQFLLNDSREVKISILQSSEVGRQLLLSCYSGVLEFPEMELVNYLTAASFLQMSHIVERCTQALWKFIKPKPPRTSKEGGEQQSASPQSKEQQGDARGSPKQDPPCIHPSEDSMDMEDSDIQIVKVESIGDVSEVRNKKDQNQFISSEPTALHSSEPQHSLINSTVENRVSEIEQNHLHNYALSYAGSENIIMASKDVFGPNVRGVDKGLQWHHQCPKCTRVFRHLENYANHLKMHKLFMCLLCGKTFTQKGNLHRHMRVHAGIKPFQCKICGKTFSQKCSLQDHLNLHSGDKPHKCNYCDMVFAHKPVLRKHLKQLHGKNSFDNANERNVQDLTVDFDSFACTTVTDSKGCQPQPDATQVLDAGKLAQAVLNLRNDSTCVN; this is translated from the coding sequence ATGACAGCACAGGCTGGGTTTTTGGAAGGTGTGTCCAGGTTTCTtaattgtttgaattttcttaaatTCAACCTTtttacatttctgttctttaggTCTGCCAAAATGTCTGAAAGATCAGATCTCCTTCACTTCAAGTTTGAAAATTATGGAGATTCAATGttacaaaaaatgaacaaattaagAGAAGAGAATAAATTTTGTGATGTTACAGTTCTCATAGATGATATTGAGGTACAGGGACATAAAATTGTGTTTGCTGCAGGTTCCCCCTTCTTAAGAGACCAGTTTTTACTGAATGATTCCCGAGAGGTGAAAATCTCCATATTACAGAGTTCCGAAGTGGGGAGACAATTGCTATTATCCTGTTATAGTGGTGTGCTGGAATTCCCTGAGATGGAACTGGTAAATTACTTGACTGCTGCGAGTTTTCTTCAGATGAGCCACATTGTAGAGCGGTGCACGCAGGCCCTGTGGAAGTTCATAAAGCCAAAACCACCAAGGACTAGTAAAGAGGGAGGTGAACAGCAGAGCGCTTCTCCCCAGTCAAAAGAGCAGCAGGGAGATGCCAGAGGCTCCCCAAAGCAGGACCCACCTTGTATTCATCCATCTGAAGACAGTATGGATATGGAGGACAGTGATATTCAGATTGTTAAGGTAGAATCTATTGGGGACGTATCAGAGGTTAgaaataaaaaagaccaaaaccAGTTCATTTCTTCTGAACCCACTGCTTTACATTCATCAGAGCCCCAGCATTCCCTGATAAATTCAACTGTGGAAAACAGAGTGAGTGAAATAGAGCaaaaccatcttcacaattatgcGCTCTCTTATGCAGGCAGTGAGAACATCATCATGGCCTCAAAAGATGTCTTTGGGCCTAATGTCCGAGGCGTAGACAAAGGGCTCCAGTGGCATCACCAATGTCCAAAGTGTACCAGGGTGTTTCGTCACCTGGAGAACTACGCCAACCACTTAAAAATGCACAAACTCTTTATGTGTCTACTCTGCGGCAAGACTTTCACTCAGAAAGGCAACCTTCATCGACACATGCGTGTACATGCCGGCATTAAACCTTTCCAGTGTAAGATCTGTGGGAAAACCTTTTCTCAGAAGTGTTCCTTACAAGATCATCTTAACCTTCACAGTGGAGATAAGCCCCATAAGTGTAACTATTGTGACATGGTCTTTGCACATAAGCCAGTTTTGAGGAAGCACCTTAAACAGCTGCATGGCAAAAACAGCTTTGATaatgccaatgaaagaaatgtgcAAGATCTCACAGTGGACTTTGATTCGTTTGCATGTACAACAGTCACAGATTCTAAAGGGTGTCAGCCACAGCCTGATGCAACACAGGTCCTGGATGCAGGTAAACTGGCCCAAGCTGTCCTGAACCTAAGAAATGATAGTACTTGTGTAAATTGA